The following nucleotide sequence is from Oryzias latipes chromosome 20, ASM223467v1.
AGAGGTCACAGAGGGGTTTGGGCTGACTTCAGTTTTGGAAACACTGTCCTCTGGCACAGCGGCATTCTGGGAAACCTCCATCAAAGCAGGCGGATCCTCTTCGGCAGAGGTCGGATGGCTCTTGggatgaggaggagaggcggtCTCTAACCTGCTGAGCAGCATCTTCATGGTCGCAGGAATGGACAAAAAACTGAGAACAGCAATAAATCTGATATGAATaggaacatttctttttaaaaggttGTGCTAACCAGACATACTTCTTCATGTGGTCTTCCAAAAAGGCCTCAGACGTCTCAGCTCCAAATGTTCTGCAGGTAATCTGCTGAGGACCACATACGCTCACCAGCACTGCAGACACAAAGGCGTCCTGTTATGAACATTTTGGATGAGTGGAGTCTGCAGAAATGCTCCTCGTCATCAAACTCAACAaccaaaaagtgaaaaaaatcaccacaaaaaaaaaaaaaaagaccgaTCACTACAGTCCTGAAAGTCGGAGAAAAGTACAACAATGCTCACAGACAGCGAGGGAGTGGGTGCGCGGATGTGTGAAGGTCACAGAAAAGCTGGTGCTGGACTCCGGGCGGACTTCGAAGAGCTGGGAGTCAGATGGGGTTCCTGTCGGCGAAGCTTCAGCgttcacaaaaacacatcagaggACATCCGCGGGCCGCCTCCTGGAAACCCTGCAAGGTCAAACCCACGACCCACCTGGAGCGGCGCTTTGAGACGCCCAGCAGCTCCGCAGCAGGGCGTTGACGGCGCACTGGTggcgcagcagctgcagcagagctggGACCTGAGCCGGGTGGGTGAAGGAAACGGCCTCCACCACGGTCGCCCTCTGTTCAGGCGCATCCCAGGAGGCTCCGGGGAAAACGTAACGCTGCGTCTCACCATCAGGAAGCACCTTCTGGTGCATTGAAACACACAACTGATCATGATTTACAATCAAAATATGCAATAATCACAAAAATATATAGACGATACCACAGTAAAGAGGTCCAGCTGATCTGAAGTCTCCTCTGCACTCTGTGACCCGGCCATCAGAAGCCTGTGTAAGGGCGCCCACTGCTGGTCAGTCTGAGCTACTGCAACGTCTAATTGTGgaatttgacatgtttttaggaaggaagctggagatttagccaaacttttatttttgaaaaattcagCTTAACCTGTAATGAGGCTGAGCTTCTCCACGAACGAGGACAACACGGGCACCGGTGGCTTTAACCTGAGCAGGAAACACGCAGGCAGCATCTCGCCGGGCACCTCGCTCGGCGGAGCACCAACCGGACAGCTGCCACGGGGCAAATTCTCGCTCTATTAATGCCACAGCTGTGGCTTTGTGACTCGCCGTCATGGAGAGTGATAGGTGCACTAAACCACGACAGAGTTACCCCTGTGAATCCAGCTGAAGAGGCTCTGGAAGGACGGAGGCCATCTGCAGCCTGCGGGGCACCGCGCTGGCGCCCACAGTGACCTGAGCCGTCTGCATCACTGCTCACAAACAggattttcaatcaaaatgtgtCTAAAAATTGAGCAGATTGGTTCCAAATCTACATGAGTTTGACATCCCATCATTGGGTGGCTTGTAGAACAGGACCGTCAGCAGCCCGTCTGAAATAAATCCACAGTAATGGTCTTAAATGTAGTAAgaattaaatgtgtttgtgttcatttgttACCTTCTTTTCCTGCAACAAGACAGCCAGTCCTATTGTTGTTTACCAATTGCTGTTGGGGGTCACAGTCCTCTGCTTCCCTAAAAGTGGAAGCAAAGACATATTCATTTCCTGCCTGTTAAGTTTGGGAAATGTAAAATAGTAATGCCAGTAACTATTTTATCTCAAAGTTGGAGATCTTTCATGATCACAAGAGgtattttttacttcaaaatcaGATCATTTCCATGACATTTTTGCTTGCAACATTCGTGTATTTTAAAAACCCATTCTGATAATCTTTTAATGTACATTCAAAacattcctagtggtctttcaattatggcGGCGGTGtgttttttggccaaaataaaaaataaaaaaaactgtcaaacgtcacaaatacgtctttttttcccctttttgttcctttaatgcaattttaagcttctttcttttcctccatcatcagaaaaatgtttaaaacactaaaaaacactTTCCATCACAGCGgctctattaaaaaaataaattaaataaatgatagTTCTTGTACTCACCCTGTCATTTTCTGCAAATCTCGTACAAGAAACTGTAGAGACTCCAACAGTTTCAATTTGATTtcactagaaaaaaaataaaagaacgaCTAAATTGTCATAAAAGAaccttttagccaaaataaaagacgTCGTTCGAGAGCGTACTTGTCTCCAGGGATGTTGTACTGAGTGAAAAGGTCTTTCAGCCTCGTGGAGAACGCAGCAAAGTCTTCGGATCTATGGCATCAACATTTACAACCATAGTTATaagtctttttcaaaataaaagctggagaGCCATTTAACACTTCCTACAGGTAGATTAGCAAGTGTGCTTTGATGTTTTATCCATTAAAGCATTTAATTAATGAAGCATTTAAGGCTTTCTCTGCATAGTTGTCGTTTGTCCTGAATTCAGTCTAATTTTCTGGCATTTCAACTTATTTTA
It contains:
- the LOC101168902 gene encoding mediator of RNA polymerase II transcription subunit 1 isoform X1, whose amino-acid sequence is MNKGLCGRKHLPVHPSIPEAEESTQRRNCDVMKRSSLISGLQLKFAQRSWNDTLLLVQRCMEKSRIESKPCEPLVRSLERLQDVLHAPCRSVTRSRLEMIAQQQGMGFHVTEDTCYLTADLFYLEVLLPPCGGVQEVKVALHGEGPVPSESFLKTLRSEDFAAFSTRLKDLFTQYNIPGDNEIKLKLLESLQFLVRDLQKMTGEAEDCDPQQQLVNNNRTGCLVAGKEDGLLTVLFYKPPNDGMSNSLMQTAQVTVGASAVPRRLQMASVLPEPLQLDSQGCPVGAPPSEVPGEMLPACFLLRLKPPVPVLSSFVEKLSLITDVAVAQTDQQWAPLHRLLMAGSQSAEETSDQLDLFTVKVLPDGETQRYVFPGASWDAPEQRATVVEAVSFTHPAQVPALLQLLRHQCAVNALLRSCWASQSAAPASPTGTPSDSQLFEVRPESSTSFSVTFTHPRTHSLAVLLVSVCGPQQITCRTFGAETSEAFLEDHMKNFLSIPATMKMLLSRLETASPPHPKSHPTSAEEDPPALMEVSQNAAVPEDSVSKTEVSPNPSVTSHLCSPVGTFAQQAEL
- the LOC101168902 gene encoding mediator of RNA polymerase II transcription subunit 1 isoform X2, which produces MNKGLCGRKHLPVHPSIPEAEESTQRRNCDVMKRSSLISGLQLKFAQRSWNDTLLLVQRCMEKSRIESKPCEPLVRSLERLQDVLHAPCRSVTRSRLEMIAQQQGMGFHVTEDTCYLTADLFYLEVLLPPCGGVQEVKVALHGEGPVPSESFLKTLRSEDFAAFSTRLKDLFTQYNIPGDNEIKLKLLESLQFLVRDLQKMTGEAEDCDPQQQLVNNNRTGCLVAGKEDGLLTVLFYKPPNDVMQTAQVTVGASAVPRRLQMASVLPEPLQLDSQGCPVGAPPSEVPGEMLPACFLLRLKPPVPVLSSFVEKLSLITDVAVAQTDQQWAPLHRLLMAGSQSAEETSDQLDLFTVKVLPDGETQRYVFPGASWDAPEQRATVVEAVSFTHPAQVPALLQLLRHQCAVNALLRSCWASQSAAPASPTGTPSDSQLFEVRPESSTSFSVTFTHPRTHSLAVLLVSVCGPQQITCRTFGAETSEAFLEDHMKNFLSIPATMKMLLSRLETASPPHPKSHPTSAEEDPPALMEVSQNAAVPEDSVSKTEVSPNPSVTSHLCSPVGTFAQQAEL
- the LOC101168902 gene encoding mediator of RNA polymerase II transcription subunit 1 isoform X3 codes for the protein MNKGLCGRKHLPVHPSIPEAEESTQRRNCDVMKRSSLISGLQLKFAQRSWNDTLLLVQRCMEKSRIESKPCEPLVRSLERLQDVLHAPCRSVTRSRLEMIAQQQGMGFHVTEDTCYLTADLFYLEVLLPPCGGVQEVKVALHGEGPVPSESFLKTLRSEDFAAFSTRLKDLFTQYNIPGDNEIKLKLLESLQFLVRDLQKMTGEAEDCDPQQQLVNNNRTGCLVAGKEVMQTAQVTVGASAVPRRLQMASVLPEPLQLDSQGCPVGAPPSEVPGEMLPACFLLRLKPPVPVLSSFVEKLSLITDVAVAQTDQQWAPLHRLLMAGSQSAEETSDQLDLFTVKVLPDGETQRYVFPGASWDAPEQRATVVEAVSFTHPAQVPALLQLLRHQCAVNALLRSCWASQSAAPASPTGTPSDSQLFEVRPESSTSFSVTFTHPRTHSLAVLLVSVCGPQQITCRTFGAETSEAFLEDHMKNFLSIPATMKMLLSRLETASPPHPKSHPTSAEEDPPALMEVSQNAAVPEDSVSKTEVSPNPSVTSHLCSPVGTFAQQAEL